In Nostoc sp. CENA543, a single genomic region encodes these proteins:
- a CDS encoding SirB1 family protein produces the protein MNFSLPRQYFYQEIQHSDEHIDLAKAALYIAKEEYPYIDIGEYLNVLDTMAEEVQERLPSSRYPLRVIQTINQYLYDDLGFFGNQSNYYDPCNSFLNDVIDRRTGIPITMALVYLEIARRIDFPMLGVGMPGHFLIRPAIPEMEIFVDAFNRGEVMFAQDCQDRINQMFQQNVPLRPEFLATVSKRQFLARMLANLKYIYLRQQQLEKSLAVVERILLLFPDAASEVRDRGLLNYQLGNYSQATADLQNYLTNTPETEDAALIRRLLSDLET, from the coding sequence ATGAACTTCTCTTTACCTCGACAATATTTTTACCAAGAAATCCAGCATTCCGATGAGCATATTGACTTAGCCAAGGCAGCTTTATATATTGCCAAAGAAGAATATCCTTACATTGATATAGGAGAATACTTAAATGTTTTGGATACGATGGCAGAGGAAGTGCAAGAACGTTTGCCATCTTCCCGTTATCCGTTGCGAGTTATTCAAACTATCAATCAATATCTATATGATGATTTGGGATTCTTCGGAAATCAAAGTAATTATTATGACCCCTGTAATAGTTTTTTAAATGATGTAATTGACCGCCGGACTGGTATTCCAATTACGATGGCTCTGGTTTATTTAGAAATTGCCCGCCGCATTGATTTTCCCATGTTAGGTGTAGGAATGCCGGGGCATTTTCTGATTCGTCCGGCAATTCCAGAAATGGAGATTTTTGTTGATGCTTTCAATCGTGGTGAGGTGATGTTTGCCCAAGATTGTCAAGATAGAATCAATCAAATGTTTCAGCAAAATGTGCCTTTACGCCCAGAATTTTTAGCTACAGTTAGTAAGCGGCAATTCTTAGCTCGAATGTTAGCTAATTTGAAATATATTTATTTGAGACAACAACAATTAGAAAAAAGCTTGGCTGTTGTAGAACGGATTTTGCTATTATTTCCTGATGCTGCTTCAGAAGTGCGCGATCGCGGTTTATTAAATTATCAACTTGGCAACTACTCCCAAGCAACAGCAGACCTACAAAATTATCTGACTAACACTCCTGAAACTGAAGATGCAGCTTTGATTCGGCGATTACTCAGTGATTTGGAAACTTGA
- a CDS encoding efflux RND transporter permease subunit, whose translation MFVDFFIKRPVFSTVCALIILLVGLISIPTLPIARFPDISPTQINVAANYTGASAEVVESGVTNILERQINGVEGVKYITSSSSNDGSSSITVTFDSSRDKDIAAVDVQNRVSVAEAQLPDVVQRTGVRVTKQSNNILLAIGLYTDNQEYDNIFLSNYADLYLTDALKRVKGVGDVRIFGERRYAMRLWLDPNRLASRGLTTADVTSALSEQNLQVGAGRIGQEPAPKGQQYQLDVRAASRLTDVTEFEELVIKTESDGTLVKLKDVGRAELGAENYNTFLRFRGKEAVGLGIYQVPGSNALDVARGVKAEMTRLAPSLPPGMKYQVAFDTTVFVEESLSEVVITLIQAVVLVVLVIFVFLQDWRTTLIPALTIPLALVGTFAFVKVFNFSINSLTLFGLTLASGMVVDDAIVVVEQISRFIQDKGIQPRRAASESMAELFGAVIATSLVLMAVFVPVAFFPGTTGALYRQFALTIAFSIVISTFLALTLTPSLCALLLRQGQRPTGWLGWIFEQINRFLDWVQRGYRRSLAFLTRIKSIIIGLFVVSLGMTAWLYMTVPTAFLPDEDQGYFITIIQGPQGVSLQYTSDVMSKVEKEILQLPEVVGTFAVGGFGFSGSTANSGIIFTTLKPWDERPRPDQTVQAMIGKLQGKFFAIPEARVFPVNPPGIQGLGNFGGFTFQLQDRRGNSGLENLVQTMGQLLGRANQTQGLQAVFTTFAANTPQLLVEVDRNKAKALQVDIDDIFSTLQTALGSQYVNDFNLQQRNYRVYVQADQQFRANPKDIEQLYVRSQTNQMIPLGNLVKVTDIVGAQTINHYNLFRAIEINGSAAPGFSSGDAIKKMEEAAQAVLPAGYGYEWSGTSLEEQESGGLAPLIFGLGLVFVFLVLAAQYENYIDPIIILLAVPLAIFGALVAQSMRGFANDVYCQIGLVMLIGLASKNAILIVEFANQLREQGLSITKAAIEASQERLRPILMTAFSTLIGIFPLTTATGAGAGSRQSLGTAVFGGMLIATFLSLFVVPILYIVIKTMTERFLNFNQKPALDTGATSLDRQPVASATKTDD comes from the coding sequence ATGTTCGTCGATTTCTTCATCAAGCGACCAGTCTTTTCTACAGTCTGTGCGTTAATTATTTTGCTAGTGGGACTTATCAGTATTCCCACCTTACCTATTGCCCGGTTCCCAGATATTAGTCCGACACAAATCAACGTTGCTGCTAACTACACAGGCGCGAGTGCAGAAGTAGTAGAAAGCGGTGTGACAAATATCTTAGAACGGCAAATTAACGGCGTGGAAGGAGTTAAATATATTACTTCCAGCAGTAGTAATGACGGTTCTAGTAGCATCACTGTAACTTTTGATTCCTCACGAGATAAAGATATTGCGGCCGTTGATGTCCAAAATCGTGTGTCTGTGGCGGAAGCCCAATTACCCGATGTCGTGCAGCGTACAGGTGTGCGAGTCACGAAGCAATCTAATAATATTTTGTTGGCGATTGGTTTGTACACCGATAATCAGGAATATGACAACATATTTCTCAGTAATTACGCTGACCTGTACTTAACCGATGCCTTAAAACGAGTTAAAGGTGTGGGTGATGTCCGCATTTTTGGGGAACGTCGCTATGCTATGCGGTTGTGGTTAGATCCTAATCGTTTAGCCAGTCGGGGTTTAACTACAGCAGATGTCACCAGTGCCTTGTCAGAACAAAACTTGCAAGTAGGTGCAGGGAGAATTGGACAAGAACCTGCGCCCAAAGGACAACAATATCAACTCGATGTGCGCGCAGCTAGCCGACTGACAGATGTCACAGAGTTTGAAGAACTAGTAATCAAAACTGAGAGTGATGGCACTTTAGTTAAACTCAAAGATGTCGGTAGAGCCGAATTAGGGGCGGAAAATTACAATACCTTCTTGCGTTTCCGGGGCAAAGAGGCAGTAGGCTTGGGGATTTATCAAGTCCCTGGTAGTAACGCCTTGGATGTAGCCAGGGGGGTCAAAGCGGAAATGACTCGATTGGCTCCGAGTTTACCGCCAGGCATGAAATATCAGGTAGCTTTTGATACTACAGTTTTTGTTGAAGAATCCCTGTCAGAAGTAGTAATAACTTTGATACAAGCTGTAGTTTTAGTGGTACTGGTGATTTTTGTTTTCTTACAGGACTGGCGCACTACCTTAATTCCAGCTTTAACGATTCCTTTGGCTTTGGTGGGGACATTTGCCTTTGTCAAAGTCTTTAACTTTTCCATTAATAGTTTGACCTTGTTCGGTTTAACATTAGCATCGGGGATGGTGGTAGACGATGCGATTGTGGTAGTGGAGCAAATTAGCCGTTTTATTCAAGATAAAGGTATTCAACCCCGTCGCGCCGCTAGTGAATCGATGGCGGAATTGTTTGGTGCAGTTATTGCTACTTCCTTAGTATTGATGGCGGTGTTTGTGCCGGTGGCGTTCTTTCCGGGAACAACTGGCGCATTGTATCGACAATTTGCTTTAACCATCGCCTTTTCTATTGTCATTTCCACATTTTTGGCTTTGACTTTGACACCTTCTTTGTGCGCTTTGCTACTGCGTCAAGGACAAAGGCCGACGGGCTGGCTGGGATGGATTTTTGAGCAAATTAATAGATTTTTGGATTGGGTACAACGAGGTTATCGGCGATCGCTCGCTTTCCTGACGCGGATTAAAAGCATTATCATTGGTCTATTCGTTGTTTCCTTGGGGATGACAGCTTGGCTGTACATGACAGTTCCCACAGCCTTTTTACCCGATGAAGACCAAGGTTATTTCATCACGATTATTCAAGGGCCACAAGGGGTATCTTTGCAATACACCAGTGATGTGATGTCTAAGGTAGAAAAAGAAATTTTGCAACTACCGGAAGTAGTAGGAACTTTTGCAGTTGGTGGTTTTGGTTTTAGTGGGAGTACAGCCAATAGTGGGATTATCTTCACCACCTTAAAACCTTGGGATGAACGCCCCCGCCCCGACCAAACAGTACAAGCTATGATTGGTAAACTGCAAGGTAAGTTTTTTGCCATTCCTGAAGCCAGAGTTTTTCCTGTCAACCCTCCTGGAATTCAAGGTTTGGGTAACTTTGGCGGTTTTACCTTCCAACTCCAAGACCGCAGAGGCAATAGCGGTTTAGAGAATTTGGTGCAGACAATGGGACAACTATTGGGACGCGCCAATCAAACACAAGGATTACAAGCTGTATTTACTACCTTTGCTGCCAATACACCACAGTTACTAGTGGAAGTAGACCGCAACAAAGCCAAAGCCTTGCAGGTTGATATTGATGATATTTTCAGCACCTTACAGACGGCTTTGGGTTCTCAGTATGTGAATGACTTTAACTTGCAACAGCGCAACTATCGAGTGTATGTGCAAGCAGACCAACAGTTTCGCGCTAACCCCAAAGATATCGAACAATTGTATGTGCGATCGCAAACTAATCAAATGATTCCTCTGGGTAATTTAGTCAAAGTTACCGATATTGTGGGGGCGCAAACGATTAACCACTACAATCTCTTTCGTGCCATTGAAATAAACGGTTCTGCTGCACCTGGTTTTAGTTCTGGGGATGCAATTAAAAAAATGGAAGAAGCAGCCCAAGCAGTTTTACCTGCTGGTTATGGTTATGAATGGTCTGGGACTTCCTTAGAAGAACAAGAATCTGGTGGTTTAGCACCTCTAATTTTTGGTTTGGGACTAGTATTTGTATTTTTGGTACTCGCCGCCCAATACGAAAACTATATAGACCCAATTATCATTCTTTTAGCTGTACCTCTGGCAATTTTTGGTGCCTTGGTAGCCCAATCAATGCGGGGTTTTGCTAATGATGTTTACTGTCAAATTGGTTTAGTGATGTTGATTGGTTTGGCTAGTAAAAACGCGATTTTGATTGTGGAATTTGCCAACCAATTACGTGAACAAGGACTAAGTATCACCAAAGCAGCAATTGAAGCATCCCAAGAACGTTTACGCCCAATTTTGATGACGGCTTTTTCTACACTCATCGGGATTTTTCCTTTAACCACAGCTACAGGTGCAGGTGCAGGGAGTCGCCAGTCATTGGGAACTGCCGTATTTGGTGGGATGTTAATCGCTACTTTCTTAAGTTTGTTTGTTGTTCCCATCTTGTATATTGTAATTAAGACAATGACTGAACGTTTTCTCAACTTCAATCAGAAGCCAGCATTAGACACTGGTGCAACTTCATTAGATAGACAACCCGTGGCTTCAGCGACAAAAACCGATGATTAA